In Saccharicrinis fermentans DSM 9555 = JCM 21142, a genomic segment contains:
- a CDS encoding 2-oxoacid:acceptor oxidoreductase subunit alpha, protein MMGRSSKVIERDEVVVRFSGDSGDGMQLTGTLFSNTSAVFGNDISTFPDYPAEIRAPQGTIGGVSGFQVHFGHTEVYTPGDYADVLVAMNPAALRANSKWVKPGGTIVMDVDSFDDKHLQKAGYQTNDPITEDKLGDYHIVKAPITTLTKESLKDMGLDNKSILRSKNMYALGLVYWLFDRPLAHTSEFIKKKFAKNPLVVEANLKVLKEGYDYGVIIQAVTPSYHINPASIKKGKYRNLNGNIAVAWGLIAAAQKANLELFLGSYPITPATEILQELSARKDLGVKVFQAEDEIAGICTAIGASFAGDLAVTSTSGPGLALKGEAIGLAVIAELPLVIVNVQRGGPSTGLPTKTEQSDLMQALHGRNGESPCVVMAASSPINCFEYAFYAAKIAVEHMTPVILLTDGFLANGTQSWRIPDLADYPEIVAKRVPEEQKENWMPYVRDPESLVRSWAPVGTPGLMHRIGGLEKDEETGGVSYDAENHQKMVNYRRDKIKNIENCIPEQDILGDVDSQVLVIGWGGTFGHLFTAVEELQNEGKGVALAHFNYINPMPKNTHDVLKRYKKILVCELNMGQFANHLRMNFPDILYRQYNKVQGLPFTVLELKEQFKKLLED, encoded by the coding sequence ATGATGGGCAGAAGTTCAAAAGTAATCGAGAGGGACGAGGTGGTTGTTCGGTTTTCGGGCGACTCAGGTGATGGTATGCAGTTAACCGGAACCTTGTTTTCAAACACTTCCGCGGTTTTTGGAAACGATATTTCAACATTTCCTGATTATCCGGCAGAAATTAGGGCTCCACAGGGCACCATTGGTGGGGTTTCTGGTTTTCAAGTTCATTTTGGCCACACAGAGGTTTACACACCAGGCGATTATGCCGATGTGCTGGTGGCTATGAATCCGGCTGCACTGCGGGCAAATTCAAAGTGGGTGAAACCCGGTGGAACGATTGTTATGGATGTGGATAGTTTTGATGATAAGCATCTGCAAAAAGCTGGTTATCAAACGAATGATCCCATTACAGAAGATAAGCTGGGGGATTATCATATTGTAAAGGCTCCCATTACCACTTTGACTAAAGAGAGTCTGAAGGATATGGGTTTGGATAATAAAAGTATTCTGCGAAGCAAGAATATGTATGCACTAGGTCTAGTGTACTGGTTGTTTGATAGACCATTGGCCCATACCTCGGAGTTTATTAAGAAAAAATTCGCCAAAAACCCTTTGGTGGTAGAGGCCAACCTAAAAGTGCTCAAAGAGGGCTATGATTATGGTGTGATTATTCAGGCGGTGACGCCTTCTTATCATATTAATCCTGCATCCATTAAGAAAGGAAAATATAGAAACTTAAATGGTAACATAGCAGTGGCTTGGGGACTGATTGCTGCAGCGCAAAAAGCCAACCTGGAATTATTTTTGGGTTCTTATCCTATTACACCTGCAACTGAGATTCTGCAGGAATTGTCGGCTCGTAAAGATTTAGGAGTGAAGGTGTTTCAGGCTGAGGATGAAATTGCGGGTATATGTACAGCTATTGGTGCTAGTTTTGCCGGTGACTTGGCGGTGACTTCCACTTCTGGTCCAGGATTGGCATTAAAGGGTGAGGCCATTGGATTGGCTGTTATTGCTGAATTACCACTGGTGATCGTAAATGTTCAGCGTGGTGGTCCATCTACAGGATTGCCAACTAAAACAGAACAAAGTGACTTGATGCAGGCCTTACATGGAAGAAATGGAGAGAGTCCGTGTGTGGTTATGGCTGCATCATCGCCAATTAATTGTTTTGAATATGCCTTTTATGCTGCAAAAATTGCTGTAGAACATATGACACCTGTTATTCTCTTAACGGATGGTTTCCTAGCCAATGGTACACAATCATGGAGAATCCCTGATTTAGCTGACTACCCGGAGATTGTAGCCAAGCGTGTTCCGGAAGAGCAAAAAGAGAATTGGATGCCTTATGTTCGCGATCCGGAATCGTTGGTTCGTAGTTGGGCGCCTGTGGGAACACCGGGGCTGATGCACCGTATTGGAGGTTTGGAAAAAGATGAAGAAACGGGTGGTGTTTCATATGATGCTGAAAATCACCAGAAAATGGTGAATTATCGCCGTGACAAAATAAAAAATATTGAAAATTGTATCCCGGAACAAGATATATTAGGGGATGTAGATAGTCAGGTGTTGGTGATTGGCTGGGGTGGTACCTTTGGTCATCTATTTACTGCGGTAGAGGAACTCCAGAATGAAGGTAAGGGCGTGGCATTGGCACATTTTAATTACATAAATCCAATGCCTAAAAATACACACGATGTGCTTAAAAGATATAAAAAAATATTGGTCTGTGAACTCAATATGGGACAGTTTGCCAATCATTTGCGTATGAATTTTCCTGATATCTTATATCGTCAGTATAATAAGGTACAGGGCTTACCTTTTACCGTTTTGGAATTAAAAGAGCAGTTTAAAAAATTATTGGAGGACTAG
- a CDS encoding 2-oxoacid:ferredoxin oxidoreductase subunit beta — protein sequence MSEQCELKFSDYKSDLSVRWCPGCGDHAILNSVQKAMANLKVKPHDVAVISGIGCSSRFPYYMNTYGFHTIHGRAAAVASGVKVANPDLHVWEITGDGDALAIGGNHFIHLIRRNIDINVILFNNQIYGLTKGQYSPTSKRGFISKTSPFGTVEDPFRPGELALGARGQFFARTVDKELKLSVEVMEEAAKHKGTSIVEVLQNCVIYNDRTHEAITDKKHKLDRTIILKHGEKMIFGTNGDKGLVMDGMDIKAVTIGQDGYTMDDILVHDAQTQHVSMHRKLANMDYPELPVALGVIRSAEGLSYDESVKKQVEDVQEKTSIHTFEELVNSGDVWEVK from the coding sequence ATGAGTGAACAATGTGAATTAAAATTTAGCGACTATAAAAGTGATTTAAGTGTAAGGTGGTGTCCTGGCTGTGGTGACCATGCCATTCTTAATTCGGTACAAAAAGCCATGGCTAATTTAAAGGTGAAACCACATGATGTGGCTGTTATTTCTGGAATCGGTTGTTCGTCACGTTTTCCGTATTATATGAATACCTATGGCTTTCATACTATTCATGGTCGAGCAGCAGCTGTGGCTTCGGGTGTGAAGGTGGCCAATCCCGATTTGCATGTATGGGAGATAACGGGTGATGGAGATGCATTGGCCATCGGTGGAAATCATTTTATACATCTTATCCGTAGGAATATAGATATCAATGTTATTTTGTTTAATAATCAGATCTATGGACTAACCAAAGGGCAATATTCTCCTACATCCAAAAGAGGCTTTATATCTAAAACCTCTCCTTTTGGTACGGTGGAAGATCCATTTCGTCCAGGTGAATTGGCGCTGGGTGCCCGTGGACAATTCTTTGCGAGAACAGTGGATAAAGAATTGAAGCTTTCGGTTGAGGTCATGGAGGAAGCAGCTAAGCATAAAGGTACTTCTATTGTTGAGGTCTTACAAAATTGTGTTATATATAATGATCGAACGCATGAGGCTATCACGGATAAAAAGCATAAGTTAGATAGAACCATCATATTAAAGCATGGTGAAAAAATGATCTTTGGTACCAATGGCGATAAGGGATTGGTAATGGATGGTATGGATATAAAGGCTGTTACCATTGGACAGGATGGCTATACTATGGATGATATCTTAGTGCATGATGCTCAAACGCAGCATGTTTCAATGCATCGTAAATTAGCGAATATGGATTACCCGGAATTGCCCGTGGCTTTGGGTGTTATTCGATCTGCCGAAGGACTTAGCTATGATGAGAGCGTTAAAAAACAAGTGGAGGATGTTCAGGAGAAAACCAGTATACATACTTTCGAGGAACTAGTGAACTCCGGTGATGTTTGGGAAGTAAAATGA
- a CDS encoding outer membrane beta-barrel protein, producing the protein MKKILFVIVIMTMVSTVSFGQNENIHYGGGLTLGTDWSIDGGMGVGINLRGEYEINEDWSITPGFTFVFPSSEADYKLTQWQLNADAHYYFHEEGEFKIYGLAGLNYSHTKLKYDGTNSNYVLWGEINDSEVGIDLGVGTNYNMFFGELKYDTAFEQLGITVGVRF; encoded by the coding sequence ATGAAAAAAATATTATTTGTAATTGTCATAATGACTATGGTTTCGACAGTCTCTTTTGGACAAAACGAAAACATCCACTACGGTGGTGGACTAACACTGGGAACTGATTGGTCCATAGATGGAGGCATGGGCGTTGGCATAAATCTGCGGGGAGAATATGAGATTAACGAAGATTGGTCGATAACACCCGGATTTACCTTTGTATTCCCAAGTTCAGAGGCTGATTATAAATTAACACAATGGCAACTCAACGCTGATGCCCATTATTATTTTCACGAAGAAGGCGAATTTAAGATTTATGGCCTGGCAGGATTAAACTACTCCCACACCAAACTTAAATATGATGGTACAAATAGCAACTATGTTCTTTGGGGAGAGATCAACGATAGCGAAGTAGGTATAGACCTTGGTGTTGGTACCAACTACAATATGTTTTTTGGTGAATTAAAATATGATACAGCATTTGAACAACTGGGCATCACTGTAGGTGTACGTTTTTAA
- the tyrS gene encoding tyrosine--tRNA ligase, whose amino-acid sequence MNFVEELKWRGMIHDMMPGTEEQLQKEMTTAYVGIDPTADSLHIGHLVSVMMLKHLQVSGHRPIVLVGGATGMIGDPSGKSDERNLLDEATLRHNQDCLKAQLSRFLDFDSDAENKALMVNNYDWMKEFSFLGFIRDIGKHITVNYMMAKDSVKKRINGEHNAGLSFTEFTYQLVQGTDFYHLYKTYGCKLQMGGSDQWGNITTGTELIRRMSKEGEEGKAFAMTCPLITKADGGKFGKTESGNIWLDPKRTSPYKFYQFWLNASDADAEKYIKIFTLLSQEEVQNLIEEHAEAPHARALQKRLAKEVTVMIHGEEAYEASVEASQILFGKSTMEALKKLDEDTFLAVFEGVPKFNISKEVITSGVDILELLAVQTNIFPSKGEARKTIKGGGVSLNKEKVAGADELIHKDSLLNDKYLLFQKGKKNFFVVVAQ is encoded by the coding sequence ATGAACTTTGTTGAAGAACTGAAATGGCGCGGCATGATTCACGATATGATGCCCGGAACCGAAGAGCAATTACAAAAAGAAATGACCACTGCATACGTAGGCATTGACCCCACCGCTGATTCTCTTCATATTGGGCACTTGGTGTCGGTAATGATGCTAAAGCATTTGCAGGTATCGGGCCACCGCCCCATTGTATTGGTAGGGGGAGCAACAGGAATGATTGGCGACCCATCTGGTAAATCGGATGAACGCAACCTGTTGGATGAAGCAACACTGCGTCATAATCAAGATTGCCTAAAAGCCCAATTAAGTCGTTTTTTGGATTTCGACAGTGATGCTGAAAACAAAGCCCTTATGGTGAACAACTATGACTGGATGAAAGAATTTTCTTTTCTGGGCTTCATACGTGATATTGGCAAGCACATCACCGTCAACTACATGATGGCCAAAGACTCGGTTAAAAAACGCATTAACGGAGAACACAATGCCGGCCTATCATTCACTGAGTTTACCTATCAACTGGTTCAAGGTACCGATTTCTACCACCTATATAAAACATACGGCTGCAAACTCCAAATGGGAGGTTCAGATCAATGGGGTAATATTACCACCGGCACCGAGTTAATCAGACGAATGAGCAAAGAAGGTGAAGAAGGCAAAGCATTTGCCATGACTTGTCCTTTAATTACAAAAGCCGATGGAGGCAAATTTGGCAAAACAGAATCTGGTAATATTTGGCTGGACCCCAAACGCACCAGCCCCTATAAGTTCTATCAGTTTTGGCTCAACGCATCGGATGCGGACGCCGAAAAATACATTAAAATATTTACGCTACTTTCACAAGAAGAAGTACAAAATCTGATTGAAGAACATGCCGAAGCCCCTCATGCACGAGCACTTCAAAAAAGACTGGCCAAAGAAGTAACTGTGATGATTCACGGAGAAGAAGCCTATGAAGCATCGGTAGAAGCCAGTCAGATTCTTTTTGGAAAATCAACCATGGAAGCACTTAAGAAATTAGACGAAGATACTTTTTTGGCTGTTTTTGAAGGCGTACCCAAGTTTAATATTTCTAAAGAAGTAATTACTTCTGGGGTGGATATTCTGGAATTATTGGCTGTTCAAACCAATATATTTCCATCCAAAGGTGAAGCACGCAAAACAATTAAAGGAGGAGGAGTAAGCCTTAACAAAGAAAAAGTAGCTGGAGCTGATGAACTCATCCATAAAGATTCCCTTTTAAATGATAAATACCTATTGTTTCAAAAAGGTAAAAAGAATTTTTTCGTTGTCGTAGCACAGTAA
- a CDS encoding CvpA family protein, producing the protein MNYFDIIIGIILLFAIIKGFKNGFIIEFASLAALVLGVLGAIKFSGLTEKWLLQHFSSNYIGIISFLVTFVLIVIAIHMLAKVVDRLIKAIALGLVNRIFGSAFAFIKYAFILSILLAIFSSFDNTLNLIPQETKDSSIAYKPLSNFAPKLFPYLNFDKDKIRDTMNDATKAEV; encoded by the coding sequence ATGAATTATTTTGATATTATAATTGGCATTATATTATTGTTTGCCATCATAAAAGGATTTAAAAACGGTTTTATTATAGAGTTTGCCTCTTTGGCAGCTTTAGTGTTAGGCGTACTAGGTGCTATAAAGTTTTCAGGTCTCACCGAAAAGTGGTTACTTCAACATTTCTCCAGCAACTACATTGGCATTATCTCATTTTTGGTAACCTTTGTGTTAATTGTTATCGCCATACACATGCTTGCAAAAGTAGTTGACCGACTGATAAAAGCAATCGCCCTCGGTCTTGTTAATCGCATATTTGGATCTGCTTTTGCCTTTATTAAATATGCTTTCATTTTGAGTATTCTACTGGCTATTTTTAGTTCTTTTGACAATACACTAAACTTAATTCCACAGGAAACCAAAGACAGTTCTATTGCCTATAAACCTCTTTCTAATTTTGCCCCCAAGTTATTTCCTTATTTAAATTTTGACAAGGATAAAATTCGTGACACAATGAATGATGCCACCAAAGCAGAGGTGTAA
- a CDS encoding GH3 auxin-responsive promoter family protein: MPILNSIISLVNLRRLSQIDHFKSNPEEVQKGQLMELVKKASSTELGRYYDFASIKSIKDFQERVPVQKYEQMETVIDKIRHGDKNVLWPGEIKWFAKSSGTTSSKSKFIPVSKEALEDCHFRGGKDVLAIYNRLYPETEIFSGKGLTLGGSQQLNKYNSDSFYGDLSAILIGNLPFWVHFIRTPDQSIALMDKWEEKLIKMTEATINENVTSLTGVPSWFLVLIKHLLEFSGKSNLLDIWPNLELFIHGGINFGPYREQYRKIIPSDRMHYMETYNASEGFFAIQDDPNSSSMLLMLDYGIFYEFIPTDEWGKDYPKALTIEDVELNTNYAIVISTNGGLWRYVVGDTIQFTSKYPHKIVITGRTKHFINAFGEEVIVDNSDKAIDHACKKTGAIIKEYTAAPMYMSTEEKGRHQWIIEFEKEPKDLALFSHELDKELQSINSDYEAKRYKDITLEFPQVVVGRKNLFFDWMKKHNKLGGQNKVPRLSNNRDLIEELMAINQKR; this comes from the coding sequence ATGCCAATTCTAAATTCTATTATATCATTAGTTAATTTACGTAGGCTCTCACAGATTGATCATTTCAAATCAAACCCTGAAGAAGTTCAGAAAGGACAGTTGATGGAGTTGGTAAAAAAAGCGAGTTCAACGGAGCTGGGTAGGTACTATGATTTTGCTTCCATAAAATCGATTAAAGATTTTCAGGAGCGCGTTCCTGTTCAAAAGTATGAACAGATGGAAACAGTGATTGATAAAATACGCCATGGTGATAAAAATGTTCTTTGGCCTGGTGAAATTAAGTGGTTTGCCAAATCTTCAGGAACCACTTCTTCTAAAAGTAAGTTTATTCCGGTCTCAAAAGAGGCCTTGGAAGATTGTCACTTTAGGGGAGGAAAGGATGTATTGGCCATTTATAATAGGCTGTATCCTGAAACGGAAATTTTTTCCGGAAAAGGTTTGACACTGGGAGGAAGCCAGCAATTGAATAAGTATAATAGCGATTCGTTTTATGGTGACCTGTCGGCCATACTCATTGGTAACCTTCCCTTTTGGGTTCATTTTATACGTACCCCGGATCAGTCTATCGCGCTGATGGATAAATGGGAGGAGAAACTCATTAAGATGACCGAGGCTACAATTAACGAGAATGTTACTTCACTCACCGGGGTGCCTTCATGGTTTTTGGTCCTAATAAAACATTTGCTGGAATTTTCTGGTAAGAGTAATTTATTGGATATTTGGCCTAATCTTGAATTATTTATTCACGGAGGTATTAATTTCGGTCCTTACCGCGAACAATACCGAAAGATTATTCCTTCAGATCGGATGCATTACATGGAAACTTATAATGCGTCGGAGGGTTTCTTTGCTATTCAGGACGATCCTAATTCAAGTTCAATGTTGCTTATGCTGGATTATGGTATCTTCTATGAGTTTATACCTACCGACGAATGGGGAAAGGATTATCCCAAAGCATTGACTATTGAAGATGTGGAGTTGAATACTAATTATGCTATTGTAATTTCTACCAATGGCGGACTGTGGCGTTATGTGGTGGGTGATACCATACAATTTACCTCTAAGTATCCCCACAAAATTGTTATTACAGGTAGAACGAAACATTTTATCAATGCCTTTGGTGAGGAAGTAATTGTTGACAATTCAGATAAAGCCATTGATCATGCTTGTAAAAAAACCGGCGCTATCATTAAAGAATATACTGCGGCTCCTATGTATATGAGTACGGAGGAGAAGGGGAGGCATCAATGGATTATTGAGTTTGAAAAAGAGCCTAAAGATTTAGCGTTGTTTTCTCATGAGTTAGATAAGGAATTACAGTCCATCAATTCAGATTATGAGGCTAAGCGGTATAAGGATATCACCCTAGAGTTCCCGCAGGTTGTTGTGGGTAGGAAAAACCTGTTTTTCGATTGGATGAAGAAGCATAATAAGCTAGGTGGACAAAATAAGGTGCCTCGTCTTTCCAATAACAGGGATCTAATCGAAGAACTAATGGCTATCAATCAAAAAAGGTGA
- a CDS encoding deoxynucleoside kinase yields MHIAIAGNIGSGKTTLTSLLSKHYGWEAHYEEVDDNPYLADFYEDMQRWSFNLQVYFLNSRFSQVNDIRKMGKTVIQDRTIYEDAYIFAPNLYDMGLMSKRDFDNYTSLFELMSSLVQAPDLLIYLRASVPKLVEQIQSRGREYESGIRLDYLKRLNERYEAWIEQYTQGKLLIVDVNEYNFIKNKTDLSSIIDKVDTHVNGLF; encoded by the coding sequence ATGCATATCGCAATAGCAGGAAATATAGGGTCTGGAAAAACGACGCTGACTAGTTTACTTTCAAAACATTATGGATGGGAGGCGCATTATGAAGAAGTAGATGATAACCCTTATCTGGCTGATTTTTATGAGGATATGCAACGGTGGTCGTTTAATCTCCAGGTGTATTTTTTGAATAGTCGTTTTTCGCAAGTAAATGATATTCGAAAAATGGGCAAAACAGTTATTCAGGATAGAACTATCTATGAAGATGCTTATATTTTTGCACCCAACTTGTATGATATGGGCTTGATGAGTAAGCGTGATTTTGATAATTATACTTCTCTCTTTGAATTGATGAGTAGCCTTGTTCAGGCTCCTGATTTATTGATTTATTTAAGGGCCTCGGTTCCTAAATTGGTTGAACAAATACAAAGTCGTGGACGAGAATATGAGAGTGGCATACGACTGGATTACCTGAAGCGTTTGAATGAACGTTATGAGGCCTGGATTGAGCAATATACCCAAGGAAAGCTGCTTATAGTGGATGTAAATGAATATAATTTTATCAAGAATAAAACGGATTTAAGTTCTATTATCGATAAGGTTGATACGCATGTAAATGGTTTATTCTGA
- a CDS encoding porin family protein, which translates to MKRISFFALFLLITIASHSQNGLFIGGGLSLISPSNGFDKDHFGFNDVANTGGGISINTLWFFNPLLSLGSELGYAYLPKDKDTWNQSRRGNIKVNYKMTKLTAQGNFYFNDEKIRPYMGVAFGLYYLRNTVDFDSNYTGSINDASVSYTSNTLHAGFGPEAGILFNLIGEQFATLSIRYTIIPNIEAEYFPEDDVTINPHGQQNHWSLSAKLYFRAR; encoded by the coding sequence ATGAAACGCATTTCTTTTTTTGCATTATTTCTTCTTATAACCATCGCCTCCCACAGCCAAAACGGACTCTTTATCGGCGGCGGATTATCTCTCATTAGTCCTAGCAATGGTTTTGACAAGGATCATTTTGGCTTCAACGATGTGGCCAACACAGGAGGAGGCATCAGCATAAACACCCTCTGGTTTTTCAACCCTCTCCTATCACTAGGCTCAGAATTAGGCTACGCATATTTACCCAAGGATAAAGACACATGGAATCAAAGCAGGAGGGGAAATATAAAAGTGAACTACAAAATGACCAAACTAACAGCCCAGGGCAATTTTTATTTCAACGATGAAAAAATAAGACCTTATATGGGCGTAGCCTTCGGCCTTTATTACTTACGCAACACTGTTGATTTTGACTCCAATTACACCGGCTCCATTAACGATGCCTCGGTAAGCTACACGAGCAACACACTTCATGCCGGCTTTGGACCAGAAGCAGGTATCCTATTCAATTTAATAGGAGAACAATTTGCCACATTAAGCATTCGATATACGATTATTCCCAACATAGAAGCCGAGTATTTTCCTGAAGATGACGTAACCATCAACCCACACGGTCAACAAAACCATTGGAGTCTATCTGCTAAACTATATTTCAGAGCAAGATAG
- a CDS encoding DNA/RNA non-specific endonuclease: MKHFILSVILLVTSITFAQSPVGKRYKAINLKNGHNHTKYTTEPSDLIFKFAAYTTSFDSNDDNNADGKGDTWAIPEWVSYEVQKATFKIEKYHRPQWMTDDNLHKQGIVPNDATYAVSGTRKLNEVKIDYRYVRGHLCNKDAADRISMEAGYNTHTVLNAVPQLQWQNNGIWKALEEKTNHWADEYNSIWVVCGPVFFSQSPAMWLGEADEVKAAIPDALYKIIIRETDTGIKTLSFLFPNIIPKTEKDYRLYLTSMGRLEELTGLKFITNLSIDQQFTIKAKNLGCPTPKKRLRLTSGNNQKKLLTSPCKKTYNPL; the protein is encoded by the coding sequence ATGAAGCACTTCATTCTTTCTGTTATCCTATTAGTAACTAGCATTACTTTTGCACAATCACCGGTTGGCAAAAGATACAAAGCAATTAACTTAAAAAATGGACACAACCACACAAAATACACCACCGAACCATCTGATTTAATTTTTAAATTCGCGGCTTACACAACATCATTTGATTCAAATGACGACAACAACGCCGATGGCAAAGGAGATACTTGGGCAATACCTGAATGGGTTAGCTATGAAGTGCAAAAAGCGACATTTAAAATTGAAAAATACCATCGACCTCAATGGATGACAGATGACAACTTGCACAAACAAGGAATAGTTCCTAATGATGCTACCTATGCTGTATCGGGAACACGGAAACTTAACGAAGTAAAAATTGATTACAGATATGTGCGGGGTCATTTATGTAATAAGGATGCTGCCGACCGCATATCTATGGAAGCGGGCTATAATACACATACAGTGCTGAATGCCGTACCGCAGCTTCAATGGCAAAATAATGGAATTTGGAAGGCCCTCGAAGAAAAAACAAATCATTGGGCAGATGAATACAATAGTATTTGGGTTGTATGCGGCCCTGTTTTCTTTAGTCAATCACCTGCAATGTGGCTTGGCGAAGCGGATGAAGTAAAAGCTGCCATCCCGGATGCATTATATAAGATTATAATTAGAGAAACGGACACAGGTATAAAAACATTGTCTTTTTTATTCCCCAATATCATCCCCAAAACAGAAAAAGACTACAGACTATATCTTACGAGCATGGGACGATTGGAAGAATTAACTGGTTTAAAATTTATCACTAATCTGAGCATAGACCAACAATTTACCATTAAAGCAAAAAACCTTGGTTGTCCAACACCGAAAAAAAGGCTGCGGTTGACGAGTGGCAATAACCAAAAAAAATTGCTAACTAGTCCTTGCAAGAAAACGTATAATCCATTGTAA